The following proteins come from a genomic window of Ilumatobacter coccineus YM16-304:
- a CDS encoding ATP-binding protein, which translates to MACASCSQPLPEGARFCPFCGHEVSSTMAEERRVVSVLFADIVGFTTLSEHLDPERVKRLIDAGFERMIVEIERFGGRVDKVLGDGILALFGAPTAHEDDPDRAVRAAIEMHRALEEFVESDPALTADIRMRVGVNTGEVVVGRVSGSDDYTAMGDVVNVASRLQSMAPPGGIYIGAATEAELSPRIERVLVADSEVRGRDQTERIWSVTGRINRSFLAPSRHDLPFVGRTSQRELFNSVMGLVADGQGAVITVTGEAGSGKTRLVNESLARFPGRPVAVFTGVCAPYGETNAWSPIASALFRLMGADRSTPADVLRQTVHDRGIELYGLGDSDPRMHRFIEGAMHLLGHASDLDRVAPSQAREIVMQVVVEGLHRRSQAGPVVVWIDDVQWADPLLLELLSRIARSLIDRPVLLVTAQRDDADNGWPPAIDHPVMINMPLDPLSKGESDELVGAVFAGDDPGDQLRKQLYERSGGNPLFLTQLAKMAHEHPGDENLPSSLRALIAARLDALPAAQRLIIENASVLGTSGSDKALARFAEELGQDFETSDLDELDDDGFFDVTDGWWRFRSEIVREVAYQTLTKSSRAQRHTGTARVMLDYGLGPIDQVAHHAATAAELVADIGPVEQVPADIGARAVDLLSRAAERSLEIGAFNQAIRQASRAIDLGVGDAASIRSLRLLRANASVERREGALAVVDARTVLESAVSDGDEVQEAIARRILGMIAQQEGDLPLARTELGKSVELLRASDEAHELATSLSDRGFVEVFGGSLVDADSILSEAETLAEELGDRRRLAWIRQHQAWVAFLSGDTELAEQRLTASSGLFEDLGDRSGTGWAMGLLAYVRFFERRFGDAEELATAVRKEAAELGERWAPAMMDALLASIRLWTGRFSEAEELSRRALNGFRELNDRFGIVQALVPRMRALVALGRNQEAERGLEEAVSLADLFGDLAFPTMAAAGTAAHLGLGERAVSLGEVAVERMVAMHADGSEARIGLALGLCQVGEPEEALTVLLDVTAERPYLHAVSAIAHAMLGDAADALRHADAVTDDEGSTYLDRVLADVAAGAALSSSGDRDAARSRIDAARATAGRAGDEVAKALSHAAASAICDDAEPSEIDHLGSGWHRVVDGLARAVSAAQPELS; encoded by the coding sequence ATGGCATGCGCCTCGTGCTCGCAGCCGCTCCCCGAGGGCGCTCGCTTCTGTCCGTTCTGTGGCCACGAAGTGAGTTCGACCATGGCCGAGGAACGCCGCGTCGTGTCGGTGCTGTTCGCCGACATCGTCGGCTTCACCACGCTGTCGGAGCACCTCGACCCCGAGCGCGTCAAACGGCTGATCGACGCCGGCTTCGAGCGCATGATCGTCGAGATCGAGCGCTTCGGCGGCCGGGTCGACAAGGTGCTCGGCGACGGGATCCTGGCGCTGTTCGGCGCACCCACCGCCCACGAAGACGACCCCGATCGAGCAGTGCGCGCGGCGATCGAGATGCACCGAGCGCTCGAAGAGTTCGTCGAGTCCGACCCTGCGCTCACCGCCGACATCCGGATGCGCGTCGGCGTCAACACCGGCGAAGTGGTGGTGGGCAGAGTGTCGGGCAGCGACGACTACACGGCGATGGGCGACGTGGTCAACGTCGCGTCGCGTCTGCAGTCGATGGCCCCTCCCGGCGGCATCTACATCGGCGCCGCGACCGAAGCGGAGCTGTCGCCGCGCATCGAACGCGTGCTGGTGGCCGACTCCGAAGTGCGCGGCCGCGACCAGACCGAACGAATCTGGAGTGTCACCGGCCGGATCAATCGGTCGTTCCTCGCGCCCTCGCGCCACGACCTCCCGTTCGTCGGCCGGACGAGTCAGCGCGAGCTCTTCAACTCGGTGATGGGCCTCGTGGCCGACGGCCAAGGCGCGGTCATCACGGTGACGGGCGAGGCCGGCAGCGGCAAGACCCGCCTGGTCAACGAGTCGCTCGCTCGGTTCCCCGGTCGTCCCGTGGCGGTGTTCACCGGCGTGTGCGCGCCGTACGGCGAGACCAATGCCTGGTCGCCGATCGCGTCGGCACTGTTCCGCCTCATGGGCGCCGACCGCTCGACCCCCGCCGACGTGCTGCGTCAGACGGTTCACGATCGGGGCATCGAGCTGTACGGGCTCGGCGACTCCGACCCGCGGATGCATCGCTTCATCGAAGGCGCGATGCATCTGCTCGGCCACGCGTCCGACCTCGACCGAGTCGCCCCGTCGCAAGCCCGCGAGATCGTCATGCAAGTCGTGGTCGAAGGGCTCCATCGGCGTTCGCAGGCAGGGCCGGTGGTGGTCTGGATCGACGACGTGCAATGGGCCGACCCGCTCCTGCTCGAACTGCTCTCACGCATCGCCCGGTCGCTGATCGATCGTCCGGTACTGCTCGTCACGGCGCAACGTGACGACGCCGACAACGGGTGGCCGCCTGCGATCGACCACCCGGTCATGATCAACATGCCGCTCGATCCGCTGAGCAAGGGGGAGTCCGACGAGTTGGTCGGGGCCGTGTTCGCCGGCGATGACCCGGGCGATCAGCTCCGCAAGCAGCTGTACGAACGCAGCGGTGGCAACCCGCTCTTCCTCACGCAGTTGGCCAAGATGGCCCACGAACACCCCGGCGACGAGAATCTGCCGAGTTCGTTGCGCGCGCTGATCGCGGCGCGCCTCGACGCGCTGCCCGCCGCGCAGCGACTGATCATCGAGAACGCCTCGGTGCTCGGCACGTCGGGTTCCGACAAGGCGCTCGCACGGTTCGCAGAGGAGCTCGGCCAAGACTTCGAGACGAGCGACCTCGACGAACTCGACGACGACGGATTCTTCGACGTCACCGACGGATGGTGGCGATTCCGGTCCGAGATCGTGCGCGAAGTGGCGTATCAGACGCTGACCAAGTCGTCGCGCGCGCAGCGCCACACCGGAACCGCCAGAGTGATGCTCGACTACGGCCTGGGCCCGATCGATCAGGTCGCACACCACGCCGCCACCGCGGCCGAACTCGTCGCCGACATCGGCCCGGTCGAACAGGTGCCCGCCGACATCGGAGCACGGGCGGTCGACCTGCTCAGCCGAGCCGCCGAACGGTCACTCGAGATCGGGGCGTTCAACCAGGCGATCCGTCAGGCATCACGAGCGATCGATCTGGGCGTCGGCGACGCGGCGAGCATCCGATCGCTTCGCCTGCTGCGCGCCAACGCGTCGGTCGAGCGTCGTGAAGGGGCGTTGGCGGTGGTCGACGCGCGGACCGTGCTCGAATCGGCGGTGTCCGACGGCGACGAGGTCCAAGAAGCGATCGCCCGCCGCATCCTCGGCATGATCGCCCAGCAGGAGGGCGACCTCCCCCTGGCTCGCACCGAACTCGGCAAGAGCGTCGAACTGCTCCGCGCGTCCGACGAAGCGCACGAACTGGCCACCTCGCTCAGCGACCGCGGCTTCGTCGAAGTGTTCGGCGGATCGCTCGTCGACGCCGATTCGATCCTGAGCGAAGCCGAGACACTGGCCGAGGAGCTCGGTGACCGGCGCCGACTGGCGTGGATTCGCCAGCACCAGGCCTGGGTCGCGTTCCTGTCGGGCGACACCGAACTCGCCGAACAGCGACTCACCGCGTCGTCGGGACTGTTCGAAGACCTCGGCGACCGGTCGGGCACCGGCTGGGCGATGGGGCTGCTCGCGTACGTTCGTTTCTTCGAGCGGCGATTCGGCGACGCAGAAGAACTCGCAACGGCGGTCCGCAAGGAAGCAGCCGAGCTCGGCGAGCGTTGGGCGCCGGCGATGATGGACGCGTTGCTCGCGTCGATTCGCCTGTGGACCGGTCGATTCAGCGAAGCGGAAGAACTCTCCCGTCGGGCGCTCAACGGATTCCGCGAACTCAACGACCGCTTCGGCATCGTGCAGGCCCTCGTGCCGCGCATGCGCGCCCTGGTGGCGCTCGGACGGAACCAGGAAGCCGAGCGGGGTCTGGAGGAAGCGGTCTCGTTGGCCGACCTGTTCGGCGACCTCGCCTTCCCGACCATGGCGGCGGCCGGCACCGCAGCGCACCTCGGGCTCGGTGAGCGTGCGGTCTCGCTCGGCGAAGTCGCCGTGGAGCGAATGGTGGCGATGCACGCCGACGGCTCCGAGGCGCGGATCGGCCTCGCGCTCGGACTCTGCCAGGTCGGCGAACCCGAAGAAGCCCTCACCGTGTTGCTCGACGTGACCGCCGAACGGCCATACCTCCACGCCGTGAGCGCCATCGCCCACGCGATGCTCGGCGACGCCGCCGATGCGCTGCGCCACGCCGACGCAGTGACCGACGACGAGGGGTCGACGTACCTCGACCGAGTGCTCGCCGACGTCGCCGCGGGCGCCGCCCTGTCGTCGTCGGGTGACCGCGACGCCGCTCGATCGCGCATCGACGCGGCGCGCGCCACCGCCGGCCGAGCGGGCGACGAAGTGGCCAAGGCGCTCTCTCACGCAGCGGCGAGCGCGATCTGCGACGATGCGGAACCGTCAGAGATCGACCATCTCGGGTCGGGTTGGCATCGTGTGGTCGACGGCCTCGCTCGAGCCGTGTCTGCAGCGCAGCCCGAACTATCCTGA
- a CDS encoding sensor histidine kinase, which produces MLDRRPHPIRWLRERPTYADALLAVALTSIALTLHLADFENDDIDFVDPSWWTSLLVVGAVFPILWRRIYTVASTLIVVFVQVFAAFADVDGAGFLGVVVALYSLGAHSAGPIRSRVVALIAIAIAALFVTGLSVGELDIGSFISSTIILVTAFVLGDNLRRRRDAATALQERAERAERERELIAQREVNAERNRIARELHDVVAHSVSVMVIQAAAARRSLSTAPDNAEQALTNIEETGRQTMNELRGILGVLRRSADDTDAEATLAPQPALDQIDDLVARSDDLAIDLTVVGDVQHLPSSVTLTGYRVIQEALTNIRRHAGPVTSVAVTIERRADEVAISVTDDGRGAAADDSEPGFGLVGMNERVAAIGGTMHAGWRSGGGWRVAVSLPTDASAAPRSPTTAPSAAEVVA; this is translated from the coding sequence ATGCTCGATCGGCGCCCACACCCCATTCGCTGGCTGCGCGAACGCCCGACGTACGCCGACGCCCTCCTCGCCGTGGCGCTCACGTCGATCGCGCTCACGCTGCACCTCGCCGATTTCGAGAACGACGACATCGATTTCGTCGATCCGTCGTGGTGGACCTCGCTCCTGGTGGTCGGTGCCGTCTTCCCGATCCTGTGGCGCCGCATCTACACCGTCGCCTCCACGTTGATCGTGGTGTTCGTCCAGGTCTTCGCCGCCTTCGCCGACGTCGACGGCGCCGGGTTTCTCGGTGTGGTCGTCGCCCTGTACTCCCTCGGGGCGCACTCGGCAGGGCCGATCCGCTCGCGTGTGGTGGCACTCATCGCGATCGCGATCGCCGCCCTGTTCGTCACCGGGCTGTCGGTCGGCGAACTCGACATCGGGTCGTTCATCTCGAGCACGATCATCCTCGTCACCGCGTTCGTGCTCGGCGACAACCTGCGCCGTCGCCGTGACGCTGCCACCGCGCTGCAGGAGCGTGCCGAACGGGCCGAGCGCGAGCGCGAGCTGATCGCCCAGCGCGAGGTCAACGCCGAGCGCAACCGAATCGCACGCGAACTGCACGACGTGGTCGCTCACTCGGTGAGCGTCATGGTCATCCAGGCGGCAGCGGCGCGCCGCAGTCTCTCCACCGCGCCCGACAACGCCGAGCAGGCGCTCACCAACATCGAAGAGACCGGCCGCCAGACGATGAACGAACTGCGCGGCATCCTCGGCGTGCTGCGTCGATCGGCCGACGACACCGATGCCGAGGCGACGCTCGCGCCCCAGCCGGCCCTCGACCAGATCGATGATCTTGTCGCTCGCAGCGACGACCTGGCGATCGATCTCACGGTCGTCGGCGACGTCCAGCATCTGCCCAGCTCCGTCACGCTCACCGGCTACCGGGTCATCCAGGAAGCGCTCACCAACATCCGACGCCACGCCGGGCCGGTCACCTCGGTGGCGGTCACCATCGAACGCCGGGCCGACGAGGTGGCGATCAGCGTGACCGACGACGGGCGCGGCGCTGCGGCCGACGACAGCGAGCCTGGCTTCGGGCTCGTCGGCATGAACGAACGGGTCGCTGCGATCGGTGGCACCATGCACGCCGGCTGGCGCAGTGGCGGCGGCTGGCGAGTCGCCGTGTCGTTGCCGACCGACGCGTCGGCCGCGCCTCGCTCGCCGACGACGGCTCCGAGCGCTGCGGAGGTGGTCGCATGA
- a CDS encoding response regulator codes for MIRVMLVDDQAMVRTGFRMILEAEPDISVVGEAVDGLDAVEMVDRARPDVVLMDVRMPRMDGIEACDRICQGEDSPRVMMLTTFDLDDYVHAALRAGASGFMLKDAPPEQLVDAIHIVANGDAMLAPSVTQTLIDEIARRPQGQPDAFPGISELTSREQDVIRLMAKGLSNAEIATELILGEATIKTHVGRVLSKLGARDRVQAVVAAYESGLVTPGA; via the coding sequence ATGATCAGGGTGATGCTCGTCGACGATCAGGCGATGGTGCGGACCGGATTCCGCATGATCCTCGAGGCCGAACCCGACATCTCGGTCGTCGGCGAAGCGGTCGACGGGCTCGACGCCGTCGAGATGGTCGACCGGGCCCGTCCGGACGTGGTACTGATGGACGTGCGCATGCCTCGCATGGACGGCATCGAGGCCTGCGATCGCATCTGCCAGGGCGAGGACTCACCTCGGGTGATGATGCTCACCACGTTCGATCTCGACGACTACGTGCACGCGGCGCTGCGCGCCGGGGCGAGCGGGTTCATGCTCAAAGACGCGCCGCCCGAGCAGCTCGTCGATGCCATCCACATCGTGGCCAACGGCGACGCGATGCTGGCTCCGTCGGTCACCCAGACGTTGATCGACGAGATCGCCCGGCGGCCACAGGGTCAGCCCGATGCGTTCCCCGGGATCAGCGAGCTGACCTCGCGCGAGCAAGACGTCATCCGTCTGATGGCCAAGGGGCTGAGCAACGCCGAGATCGCCACCGAGCTCATCCTCGGCGAAGCGACGATCAAGACCCACGTCGGCCGCGTGCTCTCGAAGCTCGGCGCCCGAGACCGCGTGCAGGCCGTCGTCGCCGCCTACGAGTCGGGCCTGGTGACGCCCGGAGCATGA